The following coding sequences are from one Salvia hispanica cultivar TCC Black 2014 chromosome 3, UniMelb_Shisp_WGS_1.0, whole genome shotgun sequence window:
- the LOC125216377 gene encoding uncharacterized protein LOC125216377 has product MEREKKRKRAVAGAREPEPEPEPPVEEAEASPPPTEEEVEEFFAILRRMRVAVKYFEKEASTNTKSSEPQSSTAADGDGKSVVARLGLDLNAVPEVESNLI; this is encoded by the coding sequence aTGGAAAGggagaagaaaaggaaacGAGCGGTGGCTGGAGCAAGAGAGCCGGAGCCGGAGCCGGAGCCGCCGGTGGAGGAGGCTGAGGCTTCTCCGCCGCCGACGGAGGAAGAGGTGGAGGAATTCTTCGCCATACTCAGAAGGATGAGAGTCGCCGTCAAGTACTTTGAGAAGGAAGCTTCTACCAATACTAAAAGCAGCGAGCCGCAGAGCTCTACGGCGGCAGACGGTGACGGAAAGAGTGTGGTGGCGAGACTTGGATTGGATCTCAACGCCGTGCCGGAGGTGGAAAGTAATTTGATTTAA